The Thermomonospora amylolytica sequence CGGGCGTCCCCACCGCTTGCCGAGCACGATCCCGGCGGCCATGACGGCGGTCCCGGCGAACGCGGCGACGATCCCGGCCAGGTCGAACGCGGCGTTCCCGCGCAGCACCATCAGCGCGACCCCGGCCGCCCCGGCCAGCCCCCAGCCCAGCCGCCGGGCCGTGGGCCGTTCGCCGAGCAGGGCGAACGCGAGCCCGGCCACCAGCAGCGGCTGCACCGCGGCCACGGTCGCCGCGACGCCGCCGGGCAGCCGGTAGGCGGCGACGAACAGCAGGGCGAAGAACGCGCCGATGTTGAGCGTGCCGAGCACCGCCGCCCGCCACCACCAGGCTCCGCGGGGAAGCGTCCGGGTGATCGCCAGGACCGCCAGCCCGGCGGGGAGCGCGCGCAGCGTCCCGGCCAGCAGCGGCCGGTCCTCCGGCAGGAACTCGGTGGTGACCAGGTACGTCGTGCCCCACACCGCCGGGGTCAGCGCGGTGACGGCGGTGACGCCCCAGGTCCGCGCGGGGACGGGCGGCGCGGGCGGCGCGGACGGAGCGGCTGTCGAGGTGGTCATGGCCGACACACTCCTTAACATTGAAATGTTCAACGTTGAGAAGACTAGACGCGCTGATACCTTGTGGTCAAACATTTCAACGTTGAGGAGTGTGCGGAGTGCGGGACGGCGTCGACCGGATCCTCGACCAGTGGCGGGCCGAGCGCCCCGACATCGACCCGAGCCCCATGGGGATCGTCGGCCGCGTCGCCCGCCTCCACCGCCTGCTGGACCGTGCGCTCGGCGACAACTTCGCCGCCCACGGCCTGCAGCGCGGCGAGTTCGACATTCTCGCCACCCTGCGCCGCTCCGGCCCGCCCTACCGCCTCACCGCCGGCGCCCTGACCGCGTCCGCCATGGTCACCAGCGGCGCCATCACCAACCGCATCGACCGCCTGGCCGCCAAGGGCCTGGTCACCCGCGAGACCGACCCCGCCAACCGCCGCAGCGTCCTGATCACCCTCACCGACGAGGGCCGCCGCCTGGTCGACCGGGTCCTCCTCACCCACGTGCACCTGGAGTCACGCCTGCTGTCCGGCCTCACCCCCGAGGACCGCGAAACCCTGACCGCCGTCCTCCGCAAACTCCTGGTGACCCTGGGCGACACCGACCCCACGTCCTGACGGACCCGGTGCCTCGCCGGGGCACAGCGGGCGAGTGCCGCCCACGGCGCACGCCCAGCTCGTCGGCGACCTCGAGGCAGCGGCGGTGGGGCGGTGCGGGAAGAGACGCTCCTCGACAAGCCTGGCCCGGTGCGGTCCGTGAGCGCGGGGCACCGCCCGCGCTCACGGTCACCCGTCGCAGCGGTCGGTCACGCGGGATCGCGGTGGTCAGCAGGTGAGGTTTCCGCCCGGGTCGACACCGAGGACGCCGGCGAAATTCCGGTAGAGGCCGACGCGGTGCTGCATCTGCGCGACGTTGTTGCCGTTGCACTCGAGCGCGCCGTTGATGCTGCGGATCGTTTCGCCGAATCCGCGCTGGTTCACCATCGCGTCGTGGGGCGTCATGGTGCCGGCGCCGCGCTGCGTGTTCCAGAACCAGAGCGCCGTCCTCCAGGAGACCGCCGCGTCCCGCTCCACCAGCCACGGATTGTGCAGCAGGTCGATGCCCAGGGCGTCACCGGCCGCCTTGTAGTTGAAGTTCCAGCTCAGCTGGATGGGGCCGCGACCGTAGTACGCGGCCTGGCCGGCCGGGCAGCCGTACGGCTGGCTCCGGTCGCAGTAGTGCGGGTAGTTGGCGGTGTTCTGCTCCACGATGTGGACCAGGCCACCGGTCTCGTGCGCGACGTTGGCCAGGAACGCCGCCGCTTCCCGTTTCCTGATCGTGTCGCCGCCGGTGTTGGCGAATCCGGGGAAGGAGCTCATCGCCGAGACCAGGCCGCTGTAGGTGTAGAAGCCGTTCCGGTTCGGGAACATCTGGTTGAACTGGGCCTCGCTGACCACGAACGTTCCGGCCTCCGCGGTGGCCGATTCCGGGGCGGCCGCGGCGGTGGGCGCGACCGCGGCGGAGACCGCACCCGCCGCCGTGACCGCGGCCAACGCCACGAGAACTCGTCTGATCAAGACACTTTCTCCTCGAGAACGAGCGGGACAAGTGGTCCATGACAAGTGGCCCACAAGAACTCCTCCATTCCGCCACACCGCACCCGCCCGGTCTTCACGGTGCGACCGCAACGTTCTCGCCGATATGCGGTCGCCCCCTGAGGGATGTCCCGTAACCCGGTGGAAGCCTGCTCCGGGCCGCGGTTGTCCATCGATGGACGTCGGCGTGCTCGCGCAGTCGGCCGGCGGGCGCCGCCTACCGCGCCGCAGCGTGCCGTTGACCGTTCCAATGCGGACATGCCGATGATCCCCGGACGGCATTCGCGGACTCCGGGCCGCATTCATGCGGTACCACCGTAAAGACCGCGGCCCGGCCGGCGAGTGACCATCGAGGGGACGAACCGATTTCCTGCTGGTCCGATCGGACCCACCCCGAAGTCCGGCGCGAAAGCAGAGGTGATTCAGCATGGTCAAGATGGGGAGGGCGTTGGTGACGGCGGCCGCGGCGATGGCGATGCCGCTGGCCGTGCAGGGCACCGCCCACGCGGACATCCCGTTCGGCCAGCCGATCAACGGGAACGCCACGTACTACAACGACGCCGGTTACGGCGCCTGCGGCACACAGATCAACGCGGCCACGGAGATGCTCGCGGCCGTCTCCGCCGCGTACTGGACCACGCCCAACCCGAACAACGACCCGCTCTGCCAGGGCGTCTGGGTCGAGGTGTCCTACAACGGGCGGACGATCAGAGTCCCGGTCAAGGACAAGTGCCCGAGCTGCTCCAACACGCATATCGACCTGAGCTACCCGGCGTTCAGCCGGCTCGCCGACCCCGCACTGGGCAACATCCCGGTCACCTGGAAGTTCGTCCGCTAGCGATGACGAGAGTGCCGTCCCCACCCGGGGACGGCACTCTCGTGCTCTGATCCGGCCTCGCCCTCGAACGGCAGGAGCTCCCCCGATGGGCCACGACGCGGCACTTGATCGCGACCGGCAGATCTCCGAGCCGGTTCCGGCATCGGCCGGCGCCGACGAGGTTCGGCAGGCCCTCGACCAGGTGGGTCGCCTGCGGACCCGGCCGGCCGAGCAGAGCCGGTGGGGCGGGGCCGGCGAGGCGGCCCCGCAGATCGCGACGGCCGCACCGGTCGCGCTCGGCGGTCCCGGCCTGAGCGACCCGGCCTGCCCGCCGGGAGCACCGCGGCCGAACGCCACCTCGGACCGCCCGCCGGTGGAACGTCGCGCCATCCCGGCGGGGCTCCGAGACGCCATGCGCGCGGTGCGACTGGCCGACCAGGGTGTGGCCCGCGAGGAGGTGATCCGTCTGGCCAGGAACGTGCTCGCCGCGCCGGCGTGGCGTGACGCGGGCGCGTTCTGGCATGCGGTGGTCGCGCTGGCCTACGCCGACGAGCTCGACGAGGCGCACGAGCAGTGCGAAAGGGCCTTCCGCACCGCCGGCTGGACGACCACGTCCTGGCATCGTGACGCGTTGACGCTGTTGCGCGCACGCGTGGCGTGGCTGCGCGGCGACCCGGGCACCGCAGCCGACCTGCTGGCCGACGCCGCCGAGCGCGGGCTGCTCCCTCAGTTCAGCGGCCTGGCCACGGCATGGCGGGTGGCCGCACTGGTCGACCTCGGCGAGCTCGACCGGGGGCACGGCCTGCTCATGGAGTGCGACGTCGATGGGCGGCAGGCGGACGCGGGCGAGCGGGTGGAGCTGCTGGCGGCCAGGGGCGGCCTGCATTTCGCCGCCGGCCGCGTCGAACTCGCCGGCGACGACTTCCGCGCGTGCGGCCGGATCCTTCTCGAACGGGGCGTGGTCAATCCCGCGGTCGTGCCATGGCGCTCGCGGGCGGCCCTGTGCGCGCACCTGCTGGGGCACAGGACCGTGGCCGGCGCCCTCGCCAGGCAGGAACTGATCGCCGCGAACCGCTGGGGCGGCGCGAGGTCGGTCGGCGTCGCGATGCACGCCGCCGCACTGGCGTTGAGCAGCGGAGCCGAGGCACTGCGGGAGGCCGAGGCCGTGCTGGAGCGGAGCCGGGCCATCGGCGACCTGCTCCGCGTGCGCTACGACCTCGCCTGGTCGCTGAACGCGCAGAAGGAGCACCGCTCGGCCCGCCGGGTGCTGGAGAGAACCCGCGATCTCGCTCGCCGCGCCGGATACCGCCTGTGGGCGGAGCGCGCCGAAGCCGCGCTCGCCCGCATGGCGCGGCCGGACGGCGTCGACCGGCTGACCCCGCAGGAACGCAGGATCGCCGAACTCGCCCGCGCCGGCCTGAGTAACGGTCAGATCGCCCAGGAACTGTCCCTCACCAAGCGAACCGTGGAGTTCCACCTCACCGGCGTCTACCGCAAGCTCGGCATCAGGGGACGACGCGACCTGCGGACCATTCTCATCCCGCTCTGCTGAGGCGCCGGCACCGGCGGCGGCCCGTCGTGCCCCCGGCCGCCCGGCGCGGGCCGGCGTCACCGAAGGGCGGCGCCGGTTCGGTGATCGGATCAGGTCACACCCGGAGTCCTGGACCATGTAATCAACAGGCCTGTAAAATACTTCCCATCAGTCGCGGAATCAGCTCGGGTGACCCCACGGCGCACACGGGACGGCATATCGGTCGGCATGGTGGTTGTGGAGGTGCGGACCTATTTCGGCACCCGTTTCCGCTGGTGGGAACGGTGACATCGCAGCCCGGAACGGTACCGCGACCCGGCGGCGACCGGGAGTCGGGTCGGCGCGGCCGCGATCACCGGGCCGCGGACCCGTGTTGAAAAGGGCGCGGTGCCTCATTTCCCGTCGAGGCGGCGGACGGCGGATTGACGGACGGCAACTGCCGCCGCCGAGGACCCACGGGCCGGCGAAGCGTTTTTCCGCATCTCGTTCCGGTGGCTCGATCTCTTTCGATCGTCCGGCACGAGCGTTCTGATTCATTGCCACATTGGTGCGTTCTTTCTGACCGATGCCCGGGGCCGGTCGCGGAAGTCAACGGGAGATGTCGCATGAGCACCGTGCACGAGCGGAGTGGCATGGAAGTCGTCTCCGCGGCACCGGGCGGAGGGTTCCTCCCGGAGGGACGGGCGGCGGGGCCCGGGACGAACGCCGCCGGCAGGCGATGTCCGGGGCTCGTCGGGATGCCGTTTCCCGACTGTGGCGCCGACCTCGCGTCGCCCCACCCGTGGGCGGCCGAGTGCCGTGCCGCGAAGGCCATGCTGTTTCTGAGAGCCGGCCGATACTGGCCGCTCGCGGTTCGCCTCGCCGAGGAATCCCTTGACGACGCGCCGTGTCGATACGTGCCGCTGTGCGTTTCGCGTGCCCTGACCACCCTCGCGTTCGCGGGCGAACTGGTCGTGGCCGACAGGGTGAGCCTTGAGATCGCCGAGGAGGCTTCGGCGGCCTCCCGGTATGCGGTGATGGACGACGTCACCCTGATCAGGGGACAGATCGCGCGGCTGTACGGCGACCTGGCCGGTGCGGAGGAGCTGTTCGCCACGGTGCTGCATTCCAAGGCGGGTCCGGTCACCCGGTTGCTGGCGGTCGGCCACGCCGTCGAGTCGCTGGTCGAGGGCGGCGCTCCGGGGCGTGCGCGGGAACTGCTGGTCGAGCACGACGTCGACGGGGCGATCCGATCCCGTGTCCCGTGCCGGGCCGACCTGCTCGCGGCTCGCGGCGCGGTGGCCATGGCGACCGGCGACGCCGAACGCGCACTCGACGACTACCTCGCGAGCGGGCGCGAGCTGCTGGCGCAGCGCGTGACGAATCCCGCATTGCTGCCGTGGCGGCGCAAGGCGGCGCTCGCCGCCAAGGCCGCCGGGCGAACGTTTCTCGCGGCCGTACTGGCCCGGCAGGAGCAGGCGGCCGCGATGCGGTGGGGCGAACCGCGGGCCATCGGATGCGCGCTGGCCGCGGTCGCGCTCGTGGACGGGAAGGGCAGGGAGATCGACCTGCTCACCGAGGCGGCGGAGCTGCTGGAGGTCGCGGCCGCCCGGGTCGAGCTCGGCACCGTGTCCTACGAGCTGGGGGTGCGGCTCGTCGAGCGGGGCGAGCGGGCGAAGGGACGCAGGCAGCTCGAGCGGGCGCGCGCCCTGTTCACCCGGATCGGGATCGAGCATCGGGTCGAGCAGGTCGAACACGTCCTGCGTGAGGCGGGCATGTCGCCCCGGGGCCAGACGCTGACCGAGCAGGAAGCGAAGATCGCCAAGCTGGCGCAGGCGGGAATGACCAACAAGCAGATCGCCGCGCACCTGTATCTCGCCCTGCGCACCGTGGAGGTCCATCTCTCCCGGGTCTACCGCAAGCTCGGGATCTCCGGTCGCGAGGAACTGCGCACCGCCGCCCTCTAGATCGTTGACGGGTTGTCGCGGGCCGGCCGCCGGGCGAGGTGAAGGGCGTCCATGATCGGTGTGCGACGACTGACCGGACGCCCTTCCGACCGCACTCCACGTCCATCCGGACGACCATTCCCGCCACCACGGAAGCGGGCCGGGCCGGCCGCGGCTCGAACCCGTACCGCCCGAACACCTCGCGCGCCGCGGCTCGCCCGCCGGGAAGTCGCGTGT is a genomic window containing:
- a CDS encoding EamA family transporter, translated to MTTSTAAPSAPPAPPVPARTWGVTAVTALTPAVWGTTYLVTTEFLPEDRPLLAGTLRALPAGLAVLAITRTLPRGAWWWRAAVLGTLNIGAFFALLFVAAYRLPGGVAATVAAVQPLLVAGLAFALLGERPTARRLGWGLAGAAGVALMVLRGNAAFDLAGIVAAFAGTAVMAAGIVLGKRWGRPDGVGLMTFTGWQLAAGGLLLAPIALLVEGAPPALDGRAVAGYAWLAVVGTLLAYALWFRGLERLPVSSASFLPLLSPAVATVLGWLVLGQSLTLPQALGFALALTAIAAAQR
- a CDS encoding MarR family winged helix-turn-helix transcriptional regulator, with the translated sequence MRDGVDRILDQWRAERPDIDPSPMGIVGRVARLHRLLDRALGDNFAAHGLQRGEFDILATLRRSGPPYRLTAGALTASAMVTSGAITNRIDRLAAKGLVTRETDPANRRSVLITLTDEGRRLVDRVLLTHVHLESRLLSGLTPEDRETLTAVLRKLLVTLGDTDPTS
- a CDS encoding chitinase; the encoded protein is MIRRVLVALAAVTAAGAVSAAVAPTAAAAPESATAEAGTFVVSEAQFNQMFPNRNGFYTYSGLVSAMSSFPGFANTGGDTIRKREAAAFLANVAHETGGLVHIVEQNTANYPHYCDRSQPYGCPAGQAAYYGRGPIQLSWNFNYKAAGDALGIDLLHNPWLVERDAAVSWRTALWFWNTQRGAGTMTPHDAMVNQRGFGETIRSINGALECNGNNVAQMQHRVGLYRNFAGVLGVDPGGNLTC
- a CDS encoding cysteine/serine endopeptidase inhibitor, producing the protein MGRALVTAAAAMAMPLAVQGTAHADIPFGQPINGNATYYNDAGYGACGTQINAATEMLAAVSAAYWTTPNPNNDPLCQGVWVEVSYNGRTIRVPVKDKCPSCSNTHIDLSYPAFSRLADPALGNIPVTWKFVR
- a CDS encoding helix-turn-helix domain-containing protein, which translates into the protein MGHDAALDRDRQISEPVPASAGADEVRQALDQVGRLRTRPAEQSRWGGAGEAAPQIATAAPVALGGPGLSDPACPPGAPRPNATSDRPPVERRAIPAGLRDAMRAVRLADQGVAREEVIRLARNVLAAPAWRDAGAFWHAVVALAYADELDEAHEQCERAFRTAGWTTTSWHRDALTLLRARVAWLRGDPGTAADLLADAAERGLLPQFSGLATAWRVAALVDLGELDRGHGLLMECDVDGRQADAGERVELLAARGGLHFAAGRVELAGDDFRACGRILLERGVVNPAVVPWRSRAALCAHLLGHRTVAGALARQELIAANRWGGARSVGVAMHAAALALSSGAEALREAEAVLERSRAIGDLLRVRYDLAWSLNAQKEHRSARRVLERTRDLARRAGYRLWAERAEAALARMARPDGVDRLTPQERRIAELARAGLSNGQIAQELSLTKRTVEFHLTGVYRKLGIRGRRDLRTILIPLC
- a CDS encoding helix-turn-helix domain-containing protein, with translation MSTVHERSGMEVVSAAPGGGFLPEGRAAGPGTNAAGRRCPGLVGMPFPDCGADLASPHPWAAECRAAKAMLFLRAGRYWPLAVRLAEESLDDAPCRYVPLCVSRALTTLAFAGELVVADRVSLEIAEEASAASRYAVMDDVTLIRGQIARLYGDLAGAEELFATVLHSKAGPVTRLLAVGHAVESLVEGGAPGRARELLVEHDVDGAIRSRVPCRADLLAARGAVAMATGDAERALDDYLASGRELLAQRVTNPALLPWRRKAALAAKAAGRTFLAAVLARQEQAAAMRWGEPRAIGCALAAVALVDGKGREIDLLTEAAELLEVAAARVELGTVSYELGVRLVERGERAKGRRQLERARALFTRIGIEHRVEQVEHVLREAGMSPRGQTLTEQEAKIAKLAQAGMTNKQIAAHLYLALRTVEVHLSRVYRKLGISGREELRTAAL